One genomic region from Hirundo rustica isolate bHirRus1 chromosome 5, bHirRus1.pri.v3, whole genome shotgun sequence encodes:
- the LOC120752873 gene encoding placenta-specific gene 8 protein-like isoform X1, producing MAVPTVVTIQPQYGAALPSVSRCTWQTGLMDCCTDCGVFCCGMFCYPCLACQVAGDMNECCLCGTSVAMRTLYRTRYNIPGSICSDFCVTMWCPVCSVCQIKRDINRRRELGIFW from the exons ATGGCCGTCCCCACCGTCGTGACCATCCAGCCGCAGTACGGCGCGGCCCTGCCCTCCGTCTCGAGATGCACGTGGCAGACGGGCCTGATGGACTGCTGCACCGACTGTGGCGTCT TCTGCTGCGGGATGTTCTGCTACCCGTGCCTGGCGTGCCAGGTGGCCGGGGACATGAACGAGTGCTGCCTGTGTGGGACCAGCGTGGCCATGAGGACCCTGTACCGCACCAGATACAACATCCCG GGGTCCATTTGCTCTGACTTCTGTGTCACCATGTGGTGCCCGGTGTGCTCTGTTTGCCAAATTAAGAGAGACATCAACCGCAGGAGGGAGCTTGGCATATTCTGGTaa
- the LOC120752873 gene encoding placenta-specific gene 8 protein-like isoform X2: MAVPTVVTIQPQYGAALPSVSRCTWQTGLMDCCTDCGVFCCGMFCYPCLACQVAGDMNECCLCGTSVAMRTLYRTRYNIPGSICSDFCVTMWCPVCSVCQIKRDINRRRELGIF; the protein is encoded by the exons ATGGCCGTCCCCACCGTCGTGACCATCCAGCCGCAGTACGGCGCGGCCCTGCCCTCCGTCTCGAGATGCACGTGGCAGACGGGCCTGATGGACTGCTGCACCGACTGTGGCGTCT TCTGCTGCGGGATGTTCTGCTACCCGTGCCTGGCGTGCCAGGTGGCCGGGGACATGAACGAGTGCTGCCTGTGTGGGACCAGCGTGGCCATGAGGACCCTGTACCGCACCAGATACAACATCCCG GGGTCCATTTGCTCTGACTTCTGTGTCACCATGTGGTGCCCGGTGTGCTCTGTTTGCCAAATTAAGAGAGACATCAACCGCAGGAGGGAGCTTGGCATATTCTG A